The sequence GACACACTCGCAGGTCTCGGTGGGGTCACTATTGCCGTTCCTAATGGAACAAGCATCGCGGGCCTGATCGAAGAAGCTAATGCGGCACTCGCAGCCGAGGGAAGTGAGCTGATTAATGTGCAGGTACTACCCACGACAACCGATACGTTCGCAGCTCTCGATGCCGGGACAGTCGACGTTGTGGCAACTACCACCACGGCTGCTGCTTACTACGTCGGACTTAACCCCGACAAATTCGAGTTCCTTGGAGCTGCATTCGGTCTGATACAGACTGGTTTTGGCATCAATAAGGATAACCCTGAGCTAACTGCAGCTATCGAAGAGGCCTTCAACATTCTTGTTGAAAACGGAACCTACGACAGGCTGATTGCCGAGTTCAACTTGGAAGGGTCAGAGCTGTAAATGTCCTTCGATTGGTCATTCTTTATTGAGAAGCTATTTTTCCCCAACGAATTTTATCTTTGGGGTCTGTTTAGAACCCTCACGATCGCAGTGCTTGCTCAATTGATGGGCATTGCGATCGGGCTGGTGGTGGGTTACGGACGACTGTCTCGATTTTCAGTAGTCCGGGCACTTAGCGGTTTTTACGTTTGGTTCATGCGTGGAATTCCCGTTTTAGTGTTACTCGTTCTTCTTTTTTCTGGATTGGCCGCAGCTGGATTCACAAGATTCCAAGATATCGAATTTGGTTTCCTAAACATTCCAGCCAATTATCAGGCTGCCGTAGTAGGCCTCGGAATCCATTCCGGGGCCTACATGGCAGAGATAATCAGAAACGGAATCCAGTCTGTCCTGCCGGGGCAAATCGAAGCGGCTAAGGCTTTAGGTTTCACCCCGGGTCAAATTGCTCGACGGGTTGTGATTGCTCAAGCCACACGCGTAATCGTTCCACCGACGGGAAATGAGTTCAATGGCCTCATCAAGACCACATCTTTGGTCAGCGTGATTGGTGTGCAAGAGATTTTCCTCATTAGTCAGAGCGTGGCGTCCACAACCTTCAAAGTGTTCGAAATGATGATTGTCGTCTCCATCTCTTACATCGTGCTGACGGGGCTCTGGACGGTGATTCAAGGTGTGCTCGAGATAAAGATCCGCGCCTTTCAGTCGGATACTCCAGCTTTCACATGGCGAGCCTCCATCAAACAGTACCTTCACCACACAACAAATGATCGCCTGCTCACTCAAGAGGGCCGTCAGTCCACCGAGTTGGGTCGACGATGAAGCCTGCGCCATTCATTCTCCGCTATGAGGCCCTTAAGGGGCTAAGCGACATCCCCGTCGACTCGGCCCAAATGACTAACTTCAGCTCGCACAAAGAGGGGGCGGGAAGGTAAATGTCTTTCGATTGGACTTTCTTTTTTGACAAACTGTTCTTCCCAGAAGAGGAATACCTTTGGGGGCTTTTTCGAACGATGACAATCGCAATCTTCGCCATGCTTCTTGGCACTGCTATAGGTTTCATCGTGGGCTTCGGTAGACTCTCCAAAATTGCGATCATCAGGTCCCTGGCTGGCCTATACGTCTGGATCATCCGGGGGATACCGCCTCTGGTTATCCTGGTGCTGATATTTGTGGGCGCAGCAGCAGCAGGCCTCCCCCGCTTCGAGGAATTTTCGCTAGGCTCACTGGACGTCGCTGGTAACTATCAAGCTGCCGTAATCGGTCTGGCTATCCATACCGGGGCATACATGGCAGAGATCATCAGAAACG is a genomic window of Candidatus Aquiluna sp. UB-MaderosW2red containing:
- a CDS encoding amino acid ABC transporter permease — its product is MSFDWSFFIEKLFFPNEFYLWGLFRTLTIAVLAQLMGIAIGLVVGYGRLSRFSVVRALSGFYVWFMRGIPVLVLLVLLFSGLAAAGFTRFQDIEFGFLNIPANYQAAVVGLGIHSGAYMAEIIRNGIQSVLPGQIEAAKALGFTPGQIARRVVIAQATRVIVPPTGNEFNGLIKTTSLVSVIGVQEIFLISQSVASTTFKVFEMMIVVSISYIVLTGLWTVIQGVLEIKIRAFQSDTPAFTWRASIKQYLHHTTNDRLLTQEGRQSTELGRR